One genomic window of Gossypium hirsutum isolate 1008001.06 chromosome D11, Gossypium_hirsutum_v2.1, whole genome shotgun sequence includes the following:
- the LOC107923995 gene encoding MDIS1-interacting receptor like kinase 2 translates to MSGFRSPCLVLFHVVLLSLLPLKITCSARTQAEALVRWKNTLSFSPPSLNSWSLSNLNNLCNWTSITCDAATGTVSQINLSNSNVSGSISQFNFTQFANLTRFDLKNNTMDGPIPSAIGTLSRLVFLDLSDNAFDGEIPVEIGRLRELQYLSLFNNSLNGTIPPEVSNLQNVRHLDLGFNYLVSSDWSGFLPMPLLTHLGLAYNVLELEFPQFILSCHNLTFLDLSLNKLIGPIPDSLYTNLSKLEFLNLTDNAFEGPLSSNISKLSKLIDLQLATNQLNGSIPESIGTMSDLETIELFENSFGGEIPSSLGQLIKLKKLDLHSNGLNSTVPSELGSCTNLTFLALAGNKLSGELPMSLSQLTKLTDLGLSENQVSGEIQSSLVSNWTKLISLQLQNNDFIGNIPPEIGLLTELQFLFLYNNNLSGSIPSEIGNLKSLVTLDLSGNQLSGPIPPTIWTLSNLENLQLFYNNLNGTIPPEVGNMTSLLSFDVNTNSLHGELPNTISSLTNLEAFSVFTNNLSGTIPRDFGKNSPQLYYVSFSNNSFHGELPPELCSGYALQNFTVNGNNFTGSLPACLRNCTDLRRVRFDGNRFTGNITNAFGVHPELDFISLSDNQFSGEISPEWGECQNLTNLQMDRNRLSGRIPAELGKLSRLRVLNLGANDLSGDIPLELGNLSLLFNLDLRQNYLTGNIPRLVGNLASLDSLDLSGNQLIGGIPMELENCEKLLSLNLSHNNLTGEIPSELGSLSSLQYLLDLSSNSLSGSIPQDLGRLRSLENLNVSRNDLSGRIPTSLSSMISLNSFDFSYNELTGQIPSDGVFQNASGNAFAGNSGLCGDVDGFTPCSSSSIDKKSNNRRVLIAIIVPICGILILAAIAAGVFVCRRRNRMLDEEIKVSKRTEFSESTIWEREGKFTFGDIERATEGFHDNYCIGKGGFGSVYKAELPSGQVVAVKKLNFADSADIQVVNFKSFENEIRMLTEVRHRNIIKLHGYCFRGSGIYLVYEYVKRGSLGSVLYGTQKGVELEWDTRVKVVQGLAHAVAYLHHDCSAPIIHRDISLNNILLEEDYEPRLSDFGTARLLSPNSSNWTAVAGSYGYMAPELALTMRVTSKCDVYSFGVVALEIMMGKHPGELLNSLSSVKLLSDNKELMLEDLLDQRLPLPSNQIEEEVVSVFAIGLACTSSVPESRPTMHSVAQELSTRAQAYLDEPLGRITISKLLALGNRTR, encoded by the exons ATGTCGGGTTTTCGAAGTCCCTGTCTTGTTCTGTTCCATgttgttttgctttctttacttCCATTGAAGATCACATGTTCAGCAAGAACCCAAGCGGAGGCACTCGTCCGATGGAAGAACACCTTGTCATTTTCGCCACCTTCTCTCAATTCTTGGTCGCTGTCCAATCTCAACAACCTCTGCAACTGGACTTCCATTACCTGCGATGCTGCCACTGGAACCGTCTCCCAAATCAACCTCTCCAACTCAAACGTGTCTGGTTCCATTTCTCAGTTCAACTTCACCCAATTCGCGAATCTCACGCGTTTCGACCTCAAAAACAACACCATGGATGGCCCGATACCATCTGCGATAGGTACTCTGTCCCGGCTAGTTTTCTTGGATTTGAGCGACAATGCATTTGACGGCGAAATACCAGTGGAGATAGGTCGTCTAAGGGAGCTTCAATATCTGAGCCTTTTCAACAACAGTCTCAATGGTACCATTCCTCCTGAAGTTAGTAATCTCCAAAATGTAAGGCACCTCGACCTTGGATTCAACTACCTTGTTTCTTCTGACTGGTCTGGTTTCTTACCCATGCCATTGTTGACACACCTCGGCTTAGCTTACAATGTGCTTGAATTGGAATTCCCTCAGTTTATACTCAGCTGCCATAATCTTACTTTCCTAGACTTGTCATTGAATAAGTTGATTGGTCCAATACCTGATTCACTTTACACCAATCTCAGCAAGCTTGAATTTCTCAATCTCACTGATAATGCCTTTGAGGGGCCATTGTCTTCCAATATTTCTAAGCTTTCCAAACTCATTGATCTTCAGTTAGCAACCAATCAGTTAAATGGTTCCATTCCTGAGAGTATAGGAACCATGTCTGATCTTGAAACgattgaactatttgaaaattCGTTTGGAGGGGAGATTCCATCTTCGTTAGGTCAATTGATAAAGCTCAAGAAATTGGATCTCCACTCCAATGGCTTAAATTCCACAGTCCCATCCGAGCTTGGTTCCTGTACTAACCTCACATTTTTGGCCTTAGCTGGGAATAAACTCAGTGGGGAGTTGCCCATGTCCTTGTCACAACTCACAAAATTAACCGACTTGGGCTTATCTGAAAATCAAGTTTCTGGTGAAATTCAATCATCTCTGGTTTCTAATTGGACCAAGTTGATCAGTTTGCAACTTCAAAACAATGATTTCATTGGGAATATTCCACCAGAAATAGGTCTATTGACTGAGCTCCAGTTCCTCTTTCTCTATAACAATAACCTCTCAGGCTCAATTCCTTCAGAGATCGGGAACTTGAAATCCTTGGTAACTCTAGACCTTTCTGGGAATCAGCTTTCGGGTCCGATTCCTCCGACGATATGGACTCTTTCAAACCTTGAAAATTTACAGCTTTTCTATAATAATCTGAACGGCACAATTCCACCAGAGGTTGGAAACATGACATCCCTGCTATCTTTTGATGTTAACACAAACTCCTTGCATGGGGAATTACCCAACACCATTTCAAGCCTCACCAACTTAGAAGCATTCTCGGTGTTCACAAATAACTTGTCGGGGACCATTCCTCGGGATTTTGGGAAGAACAGTCCTCAGCTCTATTATGTCAGCTTCTCCAACAATAGCTTCCACGGGGAATTACCCCCTGAACTGTGCAGTGGCTATGCCCTTCAAAATTTCACAGTAAATGGAAACAACTTCACTGGGTCATTGCCGGCTTGCTTGAGGAACTGTACGGATCTAAGAAGAGTCCGGTTTGATGGGAACCGATTTACGGGTAACATCACCAATGCATTTGGAGTCCATCCCGAGCTTGATTTTATTTCTCTTAGTGACAACCAATTTAGTGGTGAAATCTCGCCAGAGTGGGGGGAATGCCAAAATCTCACCAATCTGCAGATGGATAGAAACAGGCTTTCTGGTAGAATCCCTGCTGAGCTTGGGAAGTTGAGCCGGTTGCGTGTTTTAAACCTTGGGGCCAATGACTTGAGTGGGGATATTCCTTTGGAACTGGGAAATCTGAGCTTGTTGTTCAACCTTGATTTGAGGCAGAACTATCTCACTGGTAACATCCCTCGGCTTGTGGGCAATTTAGCGAGCTTGGATTCTCTTGATCTATCGGGGAACCAGTTGATAGGAGGAATACCGATGGAACTTGAGAACTGCGAGAAACTATTGAGCTTGAACTTGAGTCACAACAATCTAACTGGTGAAATTCCAAGTGAGCTTGGTAGCTTATCTTCTTTGCAGTATTTACTTGATCTCAGCAGCAATTCACTCTCAGGCTCAATCCCTCAAGACTTAGGGAGGCTTCGATCATTGGAGAACCTAAACGTTTCACGCAATGATCTATCAGGCAGAATTCCCACTTCATTGTCCTCCATGATTAGTCTCAATTCATTTGATTTCTCCTACAATGAGTTAACAGGTCAGATTCCAAGTGATGGGGTCTTCCAAAACGCTTCTGGAAATGCTTTTGCTGGAAACTCAGGCTTGTGTGGTGATGTTGATGGATTTACACCTTGCAGTTCCAGTTCCATAGACAAGAAGTCCAACAACAGGAGGGTTCTTATAGCTATCATTGTTCCTATCTGTGGCATATTAATTCTAGCAGCAATTGCGGCTGGAGTGTTTGTGTGTCGCAGGCGAAACAGAATGCTTGATGAAGAGATTAAAGTGAGTAAAAGGACTGAGTTTTCTGAGTCTACCATTTGGGAAAGAGAAGGTAAATTTACATTCGGTGACATTGAAAGAGCCACTGAGGGCTTTCATGATAACTACTGCATCGGAAAAGGGGGATTTGGAAGTGTTTACAAAGCAGAATTGCCCTCGGGTCAAGTAGTTGCAGTTAAGAAACTCAATTTTGCAGACTCTGCCGACATTCAAGTAGTGAATTTCAAGAGTTTTGAGAATGAGATCCGAATGTTAACCGAAGTTAGGCATCGGAATATCATAAAGTTGCACGGATACTGTTTTAGAGGAAGTGGCATATATTTGGTGTACGAGTACGTGAAAAGAGGTAGTTTGGGAAGTGTATTGTATGGAACACAAAAGGGAGTGGAGCTAGAATGGGATACAAGGGTGAAAGTTGTCCAAGGATTGGCTCATGCAGTTGCTTACTTGCACCACGATTGCTCTGCACCAATTATACACCGAGACATATCATTGAACAACATCCTACTCGAGGAGGACTACGAGCCAAGACTCTCTGATTTCGGCACCGCAAGGTTGTTGAGTCCTAACTCATCGAACTGGACTGCAGTTGCTGGCTCTTATGGGTACATGGCACCAG AGCTTGCACTCACAATGAGGGTCACAAGTAAATGCGATGTTTACAGCTTTGGAGTGGTGGCATTAGAGATTATGATGGGAAAGCACCCTGGAGAGTTATTGAACTCCCTATCATCAGTAAAACTGTTATCAGACAATAAAGAATTGATGctcgaggatttgctagaccaaCGACTTCCACTTCCTAGCAACCAAATAGAAGAGGAAGTCGTATCAGTTTTTGCAATAGGCTTAGCATGCACGTCTTCAGTGCCAGAGTCACGACCCACCATGCATTCGGTGGCACAAGAATTATCTACAAGAGCGCAGGCTTACTTGGATGAGCCATTGGGAAGAATAACCATTAGCAAGCTATTAGCTTTGGGTAATAGAACAAGATAA